From one Lolium rigidum isolate FL_2022 chromosome 4, APGP_CSIRO_Lrig_0.1, whole genome shotgun sequence genomic stretch:
- the LOC124648323 gene encoding uncharacterized protein LOC124648323, giving the protein MDSKTICRTKVRDVPEPIKVPSIWSITKFVPTRECWQSDLLNFSLVPDPEDDHQIKEWERFMRYLCSSGKDGIVKLRSGTFYILAPKPRSFSHVVILYETGLNETGVYKNRAGMSGRSNGNEEICDNKPHSNLAVTKRTSTPTRNFVSTDPNYIRTLSQTHAGWIFGAIAELIDNSRDAGASSLDISIQYMFSKQADEKVPVLCVVDNGHGMSYAQMMRMVSFGHKRPDEHCKDQIGTFGIGFKTGAMKLGRDAVVLTQTSTSRSVSFLSQSFNENKDKLEIPVVTYCKKGQYMEVDQNTQSEVTAEYNLNAIKEFSPFNEYIIGEKVALFGEEGTGTQVYIWNLDRWGRDYTLEWNSEKTGGNSSGQCNGDILIRSKRVRSRPGQTLGNVPLDYSLKSYLEVMFLNPQMKITVQGCPSYKRVGGQKHNADMGRGIIGVADITDLIDDANGNTWVLNSKQGFQDCEIYAKLEEWLGRKTDEYWDTNFDCLNLCRKFCQLPPFNGRCAIPEQQMDVGVITVAENISGHNKAAQPEVPRLRQDEDVKNVMLIQPAGNQGKRSSDATSSEDSSQAESGTVQHPLKRLSRGPRVGQERENEMEAAAIVVKLL; this is encoded by the exons ATGGATTCTAAGACCATATGCCGGACCAAAGTCCGTGATGTTCCAGAACCCATCAAAGT TCCCTCTATTTGGTCGATTACTAAATTTGTGCCAACTAGGGAATGTTGGCAGAGTGATTTGCTGAATTTTTCACTGGTTCCTGATCCGGAAGAtgatcatcagataaaggaatggGAAAGGTTTATGCGTTACCTTTGTTCAAGTGGGAAG GACGGTATTGTTAAATTAAGGTCTGGCACCTTCTACATTCTTGCTCCTAAACCTCGTTCCTTCTCTCATGTGGTGATCTTGTATGAAACTGGCCTGAACGAGACTGGAGTCTACAAAAACAGGGCAGGGATGTCTG GAAGATCCAATGGAAATGAGGAGATTTGTGATAACAAACCACATTCTAACCTAGCAGTGACCAAGAGAACATCTACTCCTACAAGAAATTTTGTCAGCACAGACCCTAATTATATACGAACACTTAGTCAGACACATGCTGGCTGGATATTTGGAGCAATAGCAGAGCTCATTGATAACTCAAGAGATGCTGGTGCATCCAG CTTGGACATTTCCATCCAATATATGTTTTCAAAGCAAGCAGATGAAAAAGTTCCAGTCTTATGTGTAGTTGATAATGGGCATGGAATGTCCTATGCTCAAATGATGAGAATGGTCTCGTTTGGTCACAAGCGACCAGATGAACACTGCAAGGATCAGATTGGGACGTTTGGAATTGGATTCAAG ACTGGTGCTATGAAACTTGGGAGAGATGCTGTTGTGCTTACCCAAACTTCAACTTCCAGATCAGTTTCCTTCCTATCGCAGTCTTTTAATGAAAATAAAGAT AAACTTGAGATTCCTGTGGTGACATATTGCAAGAAAGGGCAGTACATGGAAGTAGACCAGAATACCCAGTCTGAAGTTACGGCAGAATATAACCTGAATGCTATCAAGGAATTCTCTCCATTTAACGAGTACATCATTGGAGAAAAGGTGGCTTTATTTGGTGAAGAGGGCACTGGCACACAGGTTTATATATGGAATTTGGACAGATGGGGTAGAGATTACACCTTGGAGTGGAATTCAGAGAAGACTGGTGGAAATTCTTCTGGCCAGTGCAATGGAGACATATTAATCCGTTCAAAAAGGGTCCGATCTCGCCCAGGACAAACACTTGGAAAT GTACCATTGGATTATTCACTTAAATCTTATTTAGAAGTTATGTTCCTGAACCCTCAGATGAAAATCACTGTCCAAGGGTGTCCG TCTTACAAACGAGTTGGAGGTCAAAAGCATAATGCTGACATGGGGCGTGGAATAATAGGAGTTGCAGATATTACAGACCTCATT GATGATGCAAATGGTAATACTTGGGTTCTTAACAGTAAACAAGGGTTTCAAGATTGTGAGATATATGCCAAACTGGAGGAGTGGCTTGGTAGAAAAACTGATGAATACTGGGATACAAATTTTGACTGTCTTAATTTG TGTCGTAA GTTTTGCCAGTTGCCACCTTTCAACGGGAGATGTGCGATTCCagaacaacaaatggatgttggtGTGATTACAGTTGCCGAGAACATATCTGGCCACAATAAGGCAGCCCAGCCGGAGGTTCCAAGACTCAGGCAAGATGAAGATGTGAAG AATGTCATGTTAATTCAACCAGCTGGCAACCAGGGAAAGAGATCTTCAGACGCCACAAGCTCTGAAG ACTCCTCGCAAGCTGAGTCTGGTACCGTTCAACACCCTTTGAAGAGGCTGTCTAGGGGTCCAAGAGTA GGGCAAGAGAGGGAGAACGAAATGGAAGCTGCAGCCATAGTGGTTAAACTGCTCTGA